The window TAGACAGAACCGTTTCCCTCCTCCGGAAGGCCAGAACCGGCAGGGTCGCCCGCTCGCTGGTGGAGGAGAAGATAGCCGAAATCTACGCCACCCTGTCCGATGACTACAACTCCACCTATCACTCACTCCTCACGGACCCGAACGAGGCCATAAGGACCCTCCGCGCGGAGGGCGATTTCCTCGACAACCTGGAGAAGGCGCTTGACATTGTGGAGGCTGATCTGAATGAAGGTGGGAGAGATACACGAGAAGGGTAACGCCGTTCTCTCGGAGGTAAAGAAAGCGATAGTCGGGAAGGACGAGGTGCTGAGGCTTATCCTGACCACGATACTCGCCGACGGCCACGTCCTGCTGGAGGATCTGCCGGGACTGGCAAAGACCCTGATGGCCAAGAGCTTCGCCAAGGCCCTCGGCGTCCAGTTCACCCGCGTCCAGTTCACGCCGGACCTGCTCCCGAGCGACATACTTGGAGTGAGTGTCTTCAACCAGAAGACCCTCGAGTTCGAGTTCAGGAAGGGGCCGGTCTTCACCAACATACTCCTCGCGGACGAGATAAACCGCGCCCCGCCGAAGACACAGTCCGCTCTACTCGAGGCCATGCAGGAGAGGCAGGTTACCGTTGAGGGAAGCACCCACTCGCTTCCCAGGCCCTTCATCGTCATCGCGACCCAGAACCCGATAGAGCAGGAGGGAACCTACCCGCTCCCGGAGGCCCAGCTTGACAGGTTCCTCGTCCGCCTCCGCGTCGGCTACCCCTCGAAGGCGGAGGAGATAGAGATACTCCGCAGGAGAATGGCCAGGAAGAAGGAGGAACCGGACGTCCAGACGGTTCTGAGCGCGGAGGAAGTGGTCGAGATGCAGAGGGCTGTGGAGGAGGTCTACGTCAGCGACGCCATACTGGAGTACATAACGGACATCGTGACGGCCACCAGGGAGGACAGGAGGGAGATAGAGATAGGCGCCTCTCCGAGGGGGAGCCTGGCCCTTCTTAAGCTCTCCAGGGCCTACGCCGCCCTCAACGGAAGGGACTACGTGATTCCCGACGACGTTAAAGCCGTTGCCGTTCCGGCTTTGAGCCACAGGCTTATCCTCAAGCGCGAGCTGTGGTACACCAAGGTGAGCCAGGAGAGCATAATGGAGAAGCTCCTCGAGCGCGTTCCGGTTCCTAAATTCGAGTGAGGTGGAACGGTGCAGCCGGTTCCAAGGACTCCAACACCCGCTGAACTTGGGAAGGGGCCCGCTGAGGACGCCGGGCCAGAGGGGAGAATGGTTCCAACGGAAAAGGCTGAAGAGCTTTTCCTGGCCCTCTGGCTTCTTGTCCTCATCGCCTTCCTCCTGCTCCGCTGGGATCTGGTTTACCTCCTCCTTCCGGCCCTTTGGCTGGTCTTCGTCGCGGTGTTCTTCTTCAAGCCCAAGATGGACGTCGAGCTGGAGAGGGTGATTCCCCACAACCGCTTCCTCGAGGGCACTGAGATTGAGATAGTGCTCAAAATAAGGGCCGGCGAGAGGATTCCAAGCCTCAAGGTGAGGGAGGACCTTCCCGAGGGGCTTGAGCTGATAGACGGGAGAACCGAGTGGGTGCTGTCCCTGAGGAAAGGCGAGCTGAGGGAGCTCCGCTACCGCGTCCGCGTTAAGCGCGGAATCCACGAGTTCAACTGGGTCGAGCTGAGCTACCGCGATCCCTTCGGCTTCTTCCACTTCACGAAGAAGTTCGACCTCTACACCGAGCTCATAGGCGTTCCCATAATAGAGGACGTTCCAACGCCCTACTCCACGAGGGGAACCAAGATAACCGTCGGCTCCCTTCCCAGCCCGAGGGTCGGCGAGGGCGTGGAGTTCCACGCTATCCGGGAGTACCAGCCCGGCGATCCGCTGAAGATAATCAACTGGAAGGCCACCGCCAGGACCGGCAGGATAATGGCCAACGAGTACGAGAGCGAGCGCAAGGTGGACGTGATATTCATCGTCGATGCCTCCTACACCGGGGAGCTGGTCTTCGACGACCTCATTCGAGCCGCCGCCTCGCTCATGCTCAACGCCCTGAACAGCGGAACCAGCTTCGGCCTGCTCCTGGCAGAGGAGGTTCCCCTCTGGGTCCGCCCGGACTACGGCAAGAGGCACTTCTTCAAGTGCATCGACTTCCTCAGCACGGCCAGGCCCGACAGGAACAACATGATAGCCTACCAGGTCGAGCACCTGATACGCTCCCACTTCCCGCCGAGGGCGCAGCTGGTCTACTTCTCCCCCCTCCTCACCGAGGAGAGCAGGGAGGCGCTCAGGATAATGTCCGCCTTCGGCTACAACGTCGTCGTCATAAGCCCGGACCCCTACACCGCCGTTGAGCCAAAGAGCCGCGAGGAGGAGCTGGCCCTCAAGCTGCTCAGCCTCCATAGGAGGGCCGTGCTAAGGAAAATGGCGGGCTATGGGAGGATAATAGACTGGGACGTCAGGAAGCCGCTGAAGGCCGCGATAGCGGAGGTGATCCAGGTATGAGGATAAAAAGAAGGCTCTACTCCCTTGCACCGCTGGTTCCGCTCTTCCTCCTGCTGGCCCTGATCGACCGCCGCACGCTCCTCCTTCTTCCCCTGGCCCTCATGGGCCTTCAGTGGTACTTCATCGGCTCCCTCTTTTTCATCTCCGTGGGGGCCTTCCTAATCTACACCAGGACCGGCGGTTTCTACGGCCTGGCGGTTATGGCCCTTGCCCTTCTGGTCATAGAGATGGCCCACCTCGACAGGGAGAATGCACCGCTGGAGCACTACGCCGTCCTTCTGGCGGCGGTTGGTCTGGCCTTCCCCACGTACCTGCTGATGTTTTCCCTGTCGCCCCTCCTGCCGAGGCTGGAGGTAACCGCCCTGGCCGCTTTCCTGCTGGTCGTGCTCTACGTCTTCGTCAGGCTCGCGACTGACTAGATGCTCCAGCTCCCCTTTTTCTTCAGGACCTCCCTCGCCCTCTCCAGTCCGAGTTTTACGCAGGTCTCCAAGGGCTCTCCCCTGGCGTAGCCGGCCAGGAAGCCGCCGGCGAAGGCGTCCCCGGCCCCAGTGGGGTCCACTATCTCATGTGGGTCTATCGAAAGGGCGGGGAACTCCTGGAACTCCCCGTCGTAAACGAGGACTCCTCTCTCGCCGCGGGTTACGACCACAATTCCTGCGCCCCACTCGTGAAGAACCCTCGCCGCCTCCTCGACACTCTCCGCGCGGGTCATAACGAGGGCCTCCCTCTCGTTTGGGAAGATGATCTCGGCACGCGAGACCACCGCCCGCAGGAGGTCCGTTTTCTCCCGGTAGTCGGCCATGTACGTCGGGTTAAAGTCCAGGCTCGTCCTCTTCCCCTCGAGCCTCTTCAGGGCCTTCAGTTGCTCCTCCGGCGGAATGGGTGCGATGTGAAATACTTTTGCCTCCATGTACTCCTCTGGGATCTGCGTTTCACCCATATTCCTGGCAACACCCATCTCCACAGGGGCATCGACGCTCCCGTCCTCGTGGTAAATCATGTAGATGTGAATCGTCTTTCCGGGCAGGATTTGAACGCCCCTAACGTCCAGAACGGAGGAGAGCTTTTCGAGCCACTCCCGCGGAAAGTCCTCCCCCACCTTGGTGACCAGCCCGACCCTCGCCCCGGCCAGGGCGGCGGAGGTGGCCACGGCCGCCGCCGCTCCGCCCGGCAGAAGTACCTCCTCCCTTCCGGGGAACCTTATGTGGTCAATCGAGACGTGTCCGAGGACAACCAGGTCAAGTTCCATTCACATCACCGCCCTCGCTTTTCATGTCACTATGGTTTTCCGCTTAAGCCGTTTCCGGTCTGAGTAATCGAGTTCTACTCCTTCGTTTAGATGCTCATCGAAAAGGTTTAAAAGTTCGGCCTCCCAAACTCCTTCAGGTGGTTGCCATGGAGAGCGTCTTCCAGAACGAAACCATCAGGGATATACTGACGAAGTACCGCAGGATATGGGCGATAAACCACGCTCAGAGCGTCCTCGGCTGGGACATGGAGGTCAACATGCCCGGGGAGGGAATCCTCGAGCGCTCCGTCGCCCAGGGCGAGCTTTCAGTGCTTTCCCAGGAGTTTCTGCTCAAACCAGATTTCGTCGAGCTCGTTGAGAAGGCCAAAGGCCTGGAGGACCTCAACGAGTACGAGCGCGGCGTCGTTCGCGTTCTGGACAGGAACATACGGATAAGCCGCTCCTTCCCGCCGGAGTTCCTCAGGGAGATGAGCGAGGTCACGAGCCAGGCCACCAAGGCCTGGGAGGAGGCCAAGAAGAGCGACGACTACTCCAAGTTCGAGCCCTGGCTGGACAGGATAATCGATCTGGCGAAGCGCGCCGCTGAATACCTCGGCTACGAGAACGAGCCCTACGACGCTTTACTCGACCTCTTCGAGGAGGGCCTCACCACCAGGGACGTCGAGAAGATGTTCGACAAGCTGGAGAAGGAGCTAAAGCCTCTCCTCGAGAAGATAATGGAGGAGGGCAGGGTTCCCCAGAGCCACCCGCTCGAGAAGGAGAGCTATGAGCAGGCTCAGATGGAGCGCGTGAACCGCTGGATCCTTGAGAAGTTCGGCTTCCCGCTCGGCGTCCGCTCAAGGCTTGACGTTTCAGCTCACCCCTTCACGACCGAGTTCGGAATAAGGGACGTCAGGATAACTACCCGCTACGAGGGCTACGACTTCAGAATGACCGTCCTCAGCACCGTCCACGAGTTCGGTCATGCACTCTACGAGCTCCAGCAGGACGAGAGGTTCATGTTCAGCCCGATAGTCGGGGGAGTCTCCCTTGGAATCCACGAGAGCCAGAGCCGCTTCTGGGAGAACATCATCGGCCGCTCAAGGGAGTTCGCGGGACTCATCTACCCGGTCCTGAAGGAGAACCTGCCCTTCATGGCCAACTACACGCCCGAGGACGTTTACCTGTACTTCAACATGGTCAGGCCCGACTTCATAAGGACCGAGGCGGATGTGGTCACCTACAACTTCCACATTCTGCTCCGCTTCAAGCTCGAGAGAATGATGCTCAACGAGGGTGTCAAGGCGAAGGATTTACCGGAGCTCTGGAACGACGAGATGGAGAACCTCCTCGGCATAAGGCCGAAGACCTACCGTGAGGGAATCCTCCAGGACATTCACTGGGCCCACGGAACGATAGGCTACTTCCC of the Thermococcus sp. JdF3 genome contains:
- a CDS encoding MoxR family ATPase; amino-acid sequence: MKVGEIHEKGNAVLSEVKKAIVGKDEVLRLILTTILADGHVLLEDLPGLAKTLMAKSFAKALGVQFTRVQFTPDLLPSDILGVSVFNQKTLEFEFRKGPVFTNILLADEINRAPPKTQSALLEAMQERQVTVEGSTHSLPRPFIVIATQNPIEQEGTYPLPEAQLDRFLVRLRVGYPSKAEEIEILRRRMARKKEEPDVQTVLSAEEVVEMQRAVEEVYVSDAILEYITDIVTATREDRREIEIGASPRGSLALLKLSRAYAALNGRDYVIPDDVKAVAVPALSHRLILKRELWYTKVSQESIMEKLLERVPVPKFE
- a CDS encoding DUF58 domain-containing protein; translated protein: MQPVPRTPTPAELGKGPAEDAGPEGRMVPTEKAEELFLALWLLVLIAFLLLRWDLVYLLLPALWLVFVAVFFFKPKMDVELERVIPHNRFLEGTEIEIVLKIRAGERIPSLKVREDLPEGLELIDGRTEWVLSLRKGELRELRYRVRVKRGIHEFNWVELSYRDPFGFFHFTKKFDLYTELIGVPIIEDVPTPYSTRGTKITVGSLPSPRVGEGVEFHAIREYQPGDPLKIINWKATARTGRIMANEYESERKVDVIFIVDASYTGELVFDDLIRAAASLMLNALNSGTSFGLLLAEEVPLWVRPDYGKRHFFKCIDFLSTARPDRNNMIAYQVEHLIRSHFPPRAQLVYFSPLLTEESREALRIMSAFGYNVVVISPDPYTAVEPKSREEELALKLLSLHRRAVLRKMAGYGRIIDWDVRKPLKAAIAEVIQV
- a CDS encoding carbohydrate kinase family protein; this encodes MELDLVVLGHVSIDHIRFPGREEVLLPGGAAAAVATSAALAGARVGLVTKVGEDFPREWLEKLSSVLDVRGVQILPGKTIHIYMIYHEDGSVDAPVEMGVARNMGETQIPEEYMEAKVFHIAPIPPEEQLKALKRLEGKRTSLDFNPTYMADYREKTDLLRAVVSRAEIIFPNEREALVMTRAESVEEAARVLHEWGAGIVVVTRGERGVLVYDGEFQEFPALSIDPHEIVDPTGAGDAFAGGFLAGYARGEPLETCVKLGLERAREVLKKKGSWSI
- a CDS encoding carboxypeptidase M32, encoding MESVFQNETIRDILTKYRRIWAINHAQSVLGWDMEVNMPGEGILERSVAQGELSVLSQEFLLKPDFVELVEKAKGLEDLNEYERGVVRVLDRNIRISRSFPPEFLREMSEVTSQATKAWEEAKKSDDYSKFEPWLDRIIDLAKRAAEYLGYENEPYDALLDLFEEGLTTRDVEKMFDKLEKELKPLLEKIMEEGRVPQSHPLEKESYEQAQMERVNRWILEKFGFPLGVRSRLDVSAHPFTTEFGIRDVRITTRYEGYDFRMTVLSTVHEFGHALYELQQDERFMFSPIVGGVSLGIHESQSRFWENIIGRSREFAGLIYPVLKENLPFMANYTPEDVYLYFNMVRPDFIRTEADVVTYNFHILLRFKLERMMLNEGVKAKDLPELWNDEMENLLGIRPKTYREGILQDIHWAHGTIGYFPTYSIGTLLSAQIYYHMKRDIPDFEEKVANAEFEPIKAWLRERIHRHGSIYPPKELLRKAIGEELDPEYFIRWVRERYL